The Pyrenophora tritici-repentis strain M4 chromosome 10, whole genome shotgun sequence genome contains a region encoding:
- a CDS encoding Med15 multi-domain protein translates to MADNQSEISSADSAEAQNQLQNEQSEHLSDSPWAKFTAEQLMENCPYTVALKVINTALWGVPAPADANETHATTWVAKAIHDYNVSMAWDDDLFIDYKWDFEGWTKELFSKVERGTLRSLKSVLRHRGVYTGNNHARVADSLYNILGIENTLEWEPAEFRAMKFDQQSEAYQRQQSNKRQQDTQHTVYPAVQQPPQVQQPPQLQQPPQLQQPPQVPQPSQLQRPSQGEQQEQYRVRQGVQSRSQTIEPQQPLHMSGTLEGPQHRQLWEQAAQPQQGRAQLQTRPPATAYREVTPFPQQPTNRVPNRPPELPYDPYKTLPPRWSRNDRLDANTITQFSKLWDNSNKYTGNAYDLLDDKIKIFFSICWQVDIQEEQFHAVFPRILTGRAETFYIQVVERDDSFADAYMAIKNHFDHDVHHQHYYTDWTTTTFARTRTENPDKGLHEVLQILLDKLQLCQRALGKNFEGEDALRTTVINACRGVPELEMALFKPATICEGLFSDLRSAIADTTAMEESEVDLEVEEDSEADLEEHIEEASSATTTDEDLSLAGGRNALFARRKDAGLPTTQTKSARLPVHSSSLRYTLQVHSPQGLLRTSCRIRRDRAH, encoded by the exons ATGGCGGATAACCAAAGCGAAATAAGCTCTGCAGACTCTGCTGAAGCTCAGAATCAACTACAGAATGAGCAATCAGAACACCTCTCAGACTCACCATGGGCCAAATTTACCGCGGAACAACTTATGGAAAactgtccatacacagttgcactcaaggtcatcaatacagctctctggggtgtacccgcacCGGCGGACGCAAATGAGACACACGCAACAACGTGGGTCGCTAAagctatccacgactacaatgtgtcaatggcctgggacgatgacctcttcattgactacaaatgggactttgaaggatggacgaAGGAGCTATTTAGCAAGGTTGAGCGTGGTACACTAAGGTCTCTTAAGAGTGTGCTACGACACCGGGgagtatacactggcaacaATCACGCCAGGGTGGCGGACTCTCTCTACAACATTCTAGGTATAGAGAATACTCTTGAATGGGAACCAGCagagtttcgagccatgaaATTCGACCAACAGTCCGAAGCGTACCAGCGCCAGCAGAGCAATAAACGCCAACAGGACACTCAGCACACAGTCTATCcagctgtacaacaaccaccgcaagtacaacaaccgccgcaattacaacaaccgccgcaattacaacagcCACCGCAAGTACCACAGCCGTCGCAATTACAACGACCGTCGCAGGGCGAGCAACAagagcagtatagagtgagacaaggcgtccAGAGCCGTTCCCAAACAATAGAGCCACAACAGCCGCTACACATGAGCGGTACGCTGGAAGGGCCTCAGCATCGACAACTGTGGGAGCAGGCCGCGCAGCCGCAACAAGGGCGTGCGCAACTACAGACACGGCCGCCAGCGACTGCATATCGCGAAGTCACGCCATTTCCGCAACAGCCAACGAACCGCGTCCCTAACAGACCACCCGAACTACCATAcgacccgtacaagacgctaccgccgcgatggtccCGCAACGATCGACTCGACGCTaatacgatcacgcagttctctaagctatgggacaatagcaacaagtatacagggaatgcgtacgatctcctagacgataagatcaagatcttcttcagcatctgctggcaggtagatatccaagaagagcagtttcacgcagtgtttccccgtatccttaccggacgtgcagagacattctacatacaggttgtagagagagatgacagctttgctgatgcgtacatggcaatcaaaaaccacttcgaccatgacgtccatcaccagcactactacacagactggacgactacaaccttcgctcgcacccgcacagagaaccccgacaagggactacacgaggttctgcagatcctgcttgacaagctgcagctatgccagcgtgcccttggcaagaactttgagggcgaggatgccctacgtaccactgtcatcaatgcctgccgaggagtaccagagcttgagatggcactgttcaaaccagccacaatctgtgaaggactcttctcagaCCTACGTTCTGCA AtcgccgatacaacggcaatggaagAATCCGAGGTAgatctcgaggtggaggaggattcagaggcggatcTAGAGGAGCATAtcgaggaggcgagcagcgcgacgacaacggacgaggattTAAGCCTcgctggaggaagaaatgctttgtttgccagaaggaaggatgctggcctaccaaccacacagacgaagagcgcaaggctgcccgtacacagttcttctctacgctatactttacaggtACACAGCCcccaaggacttctccgtacatcttgcagaatacgaagggatcgagcacactag